The proteins below are encoded in one region of Vespa velutina chromosome 11, iVesVel2.1, whole genome shotgun sequence:
- the LOC124952811 gene encoding cell wall protein DAN4-like isoform X1, protein MAYTPGAMATEEGMLSGGFGSKLKCPTPISRLRVEKIEGGLMVAGVVIAANCQIALPAFGFLFMLVGAVLTAASYRGPGEDEDKDSYAARIAFTGNSRILGPICIVVGALMLALGILLCMLTRRARRRERRVGFHCPLHGDFYPLSPVQSVKMLGVSGKSASGWPRIPCLKSRTMSKSGANGSHVGPPQCPHSVLSSTRSSVSSSPLSPCPTPMPFLVTSGSVSSGMVQNVGANLSPDQTFGSIRSLSVTREVASFPLSRTPTPPPQHRPSLLQPNNDDLVIGVGSPLREASPRPEVRVVAPAHRPPSGLIAHQPMTTNNLVSPSMTNLTTMTTTTTTTIMMMTTTTSTTSPITTMTGSKATSLPPSSSSSSSSSSSSSSSSSSITSTIASAKMRTTTTGTTATTNRKSVSILLPEHTSG, encoded by the exons ATGGCTTACAC ACCCGGCGCAATGGCGACCGAGGAGGGAATGCTGAGTGGTGGTTTCGGCTCGAAATTGAAGTGCCCAACCCCGATTTCACGTTTGAGAGTGGAAAAGATCGAGGGTGGTCTAATGGTTGCCGGGGTTGTAATAGCAGCGAACTGCCAGATTGCTCTTCCGGCATTTGGATTTCTTTTCATGCTCGTCGGCGCTGTTCTCACtg CCGCTTCGTATCGTGGCCCCGGCGAAGACGAGGATAAGGACTCGTATGCAGCTCGTATAGCATTCACCGGAAATTCACGTATACTCGGTCCGATATGTATCGTCGTTGGTGCCCTTATGCTTGCCCTAGGTATACTACTATGCATGCTTACGAGACGTGCGAGAAGAAGGGAACGCAGAGTTGGCTTCCACTGTCCCTTACACGGGGATTTCTACCCTCTCAGTCCGGTTCAGAGTGTCAAGATGCTTG gtGTCTCAGGGAAAAGTGCCAGCGGATGGCCAAGGATACCCTGTTTGAAAAGTCGTACGATGAGTAAGTCCGGTGCAAATGGTTCACACGTTGGTCCACCCCAATGTCCGCATTCTGTATTAAGCAGCACAAGAAGTTCAGTGAGCAGTTCACCTTTGAGTCCTTGCCCTACGCCGATGCCGTTCCTCGTCACTTCCGGTTCCGTCAG CAGTGGCATGGTGCAAAATGTTGGGGCCAATCTGTCACCGGATCAAACATTTGGATCAATTAGATCACTTTCGGTTACAAGAGAAGTCGCAAGTTTTCCGTTGTCACGGACACCCACGCCACCTCCTCAGCATAG GCCGTCGTTGTTGCAACCGAACAACGATGATCTCGTCATTGGAGTTGGTAGTCCATTGAGAGAGGCCTCACCTAGACCGGAAGTGCGTGTTGTGGCACCAGCCCATCGACCTCCATCCGGGCTCATTGCACATCAACCAATGACAACAAACAACCTCGTGTCGCCTAGTATGACGAATttaacgacgatgacgacaacgacaacaacgacgataatgatgatgacgacgacaacatcAACGACATCGCCAATTACTACAATGACCGGTTCTAAGGCGACCTCGTTGCcgccatcgtcgtcatcatcgtcgtcgtcgtcgtcgtcatcatcgtcgtcgtcgtcatcgatTACGAGTACGATTGCGAGTGCGAAgatgaggacgacgacgacaggaACGACAGCTACGACGAATCGTAAGTCGGTGAGCATATTACTTCCGGAACACACAAGTGGATGA
- the LOC124952811 gene encoding cell wall protein DAN4-like isoform X2 — protein sequence MAYTPGAMATEEGMLSGGFGSKLKCPTPISRLRVEKIEGGLMVAGVVIAANCQIALPAFGFLFMLVGAVLTAASYRGPGEDEDKDSYAARIAFTGNSRILGPICIVVGALMLALGILLCMLTRRARRRERRVGFHCPLHGDFYPLSPVQSVKMLGVSGKSASGWPRIPCLKSRTMSKSGANGSHVGPPQCPHSVLSSTRSSVSSSPLSPCPTPMPFLVTSGSVSGMVQNVGANLSPDQTFGSIRSLSVTREVASFPLSRTPTPPPQHRPSLLQPNNDDLVIGVGSPLREASPRPEVRVVAPAHRPPSGLIAHQPMTTNNLVSPSMTNLTTMTTTTTTTIMMMTTTTSTTSPITTMTGSKATSLPPSSSSSSSSSSSSSSSSSSITSTIASAKMRTTTTGTTATTNRKSVSILLPEHTSG from the exons ATGGCTTACAC ACCCGGCGCAATGGCGACCGAGGAGGGAATGCTGAGTGGTGGTTTCGGCTCGAAATTGAAGTGCCCAACCCCGATTTCACGTTTGAGAGTGGAAAAGATCGAGGGTGGTCTAATGGTTGCCGGGGTTGTAATAGCAGCGAACTGCCAGATTGCTCTTCCGGCATTTGGATTTCTTTTCATGCTCGTCGGCGCTGTTCTCACtg CCGCTTCGTATCGTGGCCCCGGCGAAGACGAGGATAAGGACTCGTATGCAGCTCGTATAGCATTCACCGGAAATTCACGTATACTCGGTCCGATATGTATCGTCGTTGGTGCCCTTATGCTTGCCCTAGGTATACTACTATGCATGCTTACGAGACGTGCGAGAAGAAGGGAACGCAGAGTTGGCTTCCACTGTCCCTTACACGGGGATTTCTACCCTCTCAGTCCGGTTCAGAGTGTCAAGATGCTTG gtGTCTCAGGGAAAAGTGCCAGCGGATGGCCAAGGATACCCTGTTTGAAAAGTCGTACGATGAGTAAGTCCGGTGCAAATGGTTCACACGTTGGTCCACCCCAATGTCCGCATTCTGTATTAAGCAGCACAAGAAGTTCAGTGAGCAGTTCACCTTTGAGTCCTTGCCCTACGCCGATGCCGTTCCTCGTCACTTCCGGTTCCGTCAG TGGCATGGTGCAAAATGTTGGGGCCAATCTGTCACCGGATCAAACATTTGGATCAATTAGATCACTTTCGGTTACAAGAGAAGTCGCAAGTTTTCCGTTGTCACGGACACCCACGCCACCTCCTCAGCATAG GCCGTCGTTGTTGCAACCGAACAACGATGATCTCGTCATTGGAGTTGGTAGTCCATTGAGAGAGGCCTCACCTAGACCGGAAGTGCGTGTTGTGGCACCAGCCCATCGACCTCCATCCGGGCTCATTGCACATCAACCAATGACAACAAACAACCTCGTGTCGCCTAGTATGACGAATttaacgacgatgacgacaacgacaacaacgacgataatgatgatgacgacgacaacatcAACGACATCGCCAATTACTACAATGACCGGTTCTAAGGCGACCTCGTTGCcgccatcgtcgtcatcatcgtcgtcgtcgtcgtcgtcatcatcgtcgtcgtcgtcatcgatTACGAGTACGATTGCGAGTGCGAAgatgaggacgacgacgacaggaACGACAGCTACGACGAATCGTAAGTCGGTGAGCATATTACTTCCGGAACACACAAGTGGATGA